gagatcatgctactgcactccagcctgggcaacagagtgagactctgtcacaaaaaaaaaagaaaaaataagaaaacagagaagaaaaacaccaccaccatgtCTCCTGTGTTTGGGTCAGCAGAATAGGGACTGAATCCCTTCTTTTCTGCACACCTGAAGGGTTTTTCTTGCCTCTATTCCTGGATTCTAAATTGAGTGTGTTTCTCCAATGTCTAACCTAACATGATTTGAAGGGTTTCTTTTCCTTGATAGCGGGGTCTTTTGGTGTGGTCTTGGGGCTCAAGAGTAGGGCTCATAGGGATTACAGGGTCAGCTCTCCCACCCTCAGGAGGCCCATTTTTAATAGACGGTGATGTtgaggcccagtgtggtggctcacacctgtaatccccgcacaggagtttgagaccagcctgggcagcatggtgaaaccccatctctattgaaaagaaaaaaaaaatcaatataaaaaacatttacatGTCAAAGTATATAATAAAGTTTATGAAAAAATAGCTGGTGATGCTGAGTGACGGGCTGATGCCAGGGTCGCCCCAGCTGTGTTGACTGCCCTTCTCTTCCAAGGTGGCCCACATGAAGAGCAAAGACAATCGGATCAAGCTGATGAACGAAATTCTCAATGGGATCAAAGTGCTAAAGCTTTATGCCTGGGAGCTGGCATTCAAGGACAAGGTGCTGGCCATCAGCAGGAGGAGCTGAAGGTGCTGAAGAAGTCTGCCTACCTGTCAGCCGTGGGCACCTTCACCTGGGTCTGCACGCCCTTCCTGGTGAGTGAAGCCACATTTTTCCTGGCCCTCAttgtttgatgttttattttgtttgcgtacctgaatatttttaaaaggtcactatgtcgcccaggtgcagtggctcatgcttgtaatcccagcactctgggaggccaaagcaggcggatcacctgaggtcaggagttcaagaccagcctggccaacatggtgaaacctagtctctactaaaaatacaaaaaaataagctgggtgtgatggcacatgcctgtagtcccagctacttgggaggctgaggcaagagaattgcttcaacctgggaggcgacAGTTggagtgggccaagatcatgccactggtctccaacctgggtgacagagcaagaccttgtcttaaaaaaaaaaaaaaaaaaagtcactgtgtCCGCAAGGCCTTTCCTGAACACTTGGTTTAAACATTTGCCATCTTCTccattctcctttattttattcacaCTTAGCAGCTTCTAGCCAACCTGTTTAGGAACCATTCGTTATCTATTTACTGTGATATAAGCAGCTTGTGCCAGAATGTAAACCAGTGCCCCCTGCTTCCTGCATTAAGATAGCCTTGCAAGACAAAAAGTGTGAGCTGAGTCGAATGGCACGCTTGGTGCCATAGTTGATCTACATTATGGTGCTGCCTCCTTATTTTGTCACCAACTGGTCACAAAGTATGGACTGTCAGTGTCTCATGGGCCACATGTCAAATGGCATGGTCTAAACACACtctaaaatttacttattttgggctgggtgcggtggctcatgcctgtaatcccagcactttgggagtccaaggtggg
Above is a genomic segment from Nomascus leucogenys isolate Asia unplaced genomic scaffold, Asia_NLE_v1 001229F_46990_qpd_obj, whole genome shotgun sequence containing:
- the LOC115834071 gene encoding multidrug resistance-associated protein 1-like; the protein is GPHEEQRQSDQADERNSQWDQSAKALCLGAGIQGQGAGHQQEELKVLKKSAYLSAVGTFTWVCTPFLVALCTFAVYVTIDKNNILDAQTAFVSLALFNILRFPLNILPMVISSIVQAGARTASP